One Papaver somniferum cultivar HN1 unplaced genomic scaffold, ASM357369v1 unplaced-scaffold_8314, whole genome shotgun sequence genomic window, TACTGTGTATATATTCTTGGAATTACTTAGTTTGTATGATTATTAGAGTTTGCTCAGGAATAGAACTCTACTGTTTTTTCCTATAAAAAGATAAGTTTACTTTGAGTTTACAAACATCATAATATCTCGTTCTACGTTTCACGCTCCCGTTCTCCGTCAGTGCAAAGATAAAACAACTCGACTATACTAGCTTTCCTAGTATTCGGTATGTTTTCCTTTTGTGACCATTTTCTTCCTTCTTGTATTTCATTCATTAATCAACCATTTTGTTATAATAATCTCTCCGTCTTTGGGACCATTGGCGTGGAATGTCGTTTTTACCAAGCTTCCTCGGAAATTTTATAAAGCTTCATTCAAATTGTTAAAAGATAAATATTGCAAGTAGACCACGGCAACAATATAAttattaacaataatttccactTGACTTAGTCGAAGACTGCACTCTTTCGTTGAACTTTCATATGAAATTTCACCTACAGTAGGATTTTCTCAGGATAAGATGTTTGAATTATTTAAACGTTATACATGTTGCTTTCAGAAAGTCACCTATTGGAGTTTAGTTGAAACTTCTTTCTTGCGACCTTCTCATAACAATCGTGGTTTCTTGTTTTCCTTGGGACTAATTTCAAGTTGAAAAGTTTGATCAAGTTCTAATAATTGAAAATTtctcttttgtttgattttggaCAGACATTTTCTTATATAAATTCATTCAACTGTAATTGGAGCAGTAGTACTACTGCCCAATCAACTCCGACTCAAACTGCACGGAGTCCGGTTGAACCGGAGACTCGTCTACTGTCGTTTCTGGTGCGTTACTGTGAATTTCTTTGGTGTTTTCAGTTCATGTCTTGCTTAATTGAACTTACAGGACTCTAAATTCTTTCTGAACCAGGTTTCGCGCGAAATACGTGCGCGCCGGTGTCTTAGGACAAACTTAGTTTCTTTAGATCATCACACATGGGAGCCAAACAGTCTAGCAGCAGCAGTAGGTATTCGAATTCCTCTTCTTTCAATCGGGGGTATATGTCAACGCCAGCGCGCACCTCTACATCCTCCTCCTACATGCCTTCCCCTGCCCATAACGGATCAGGCGACATTCGCAGTGGAGCATGGTCATCGAAATACAACAAGATTGATGATGATTATCGTTCCTTAGATCAGGTACATTAATAAAGTTAATTTTTGACCGGACAGTTTCCGGCTAATCAGAACTTGATTTGCTTGACATTTCTCTTATTTTTCAGGTGACAACAGCTCTTGCCAGAGCCGGTCTTGAATCGTCCAATCTAATTGTGGGAATTGATTTCACAAAGAGCAACGAATGGACGGGCGCTAGATCGTTCAACCATAAGTCGCTTCATCACATTGGAGATTATCCCAACCCATATGAGCAAGCAATCTCCATTATTGGAAGGACCCTTTCTAGTTTCGACGAGGATAATCTTATTCCATGTTTCGGGTTCGGCGATGGTTAGCTCATTTGCGCAATTTAGTCAGTTccaaatattaccttgtctatgtCCATCAATTTGCTAGAGCTAACAGTTGAATGTATTGTCCTGCAGCATCTACACATGATAAAGACGTATTCAGCTTCTATCCGGACCATCGGCCCTGTAATGGATTTGAGGAAGCACTGGCACGTTATAAAGAACTAGCTCCTCAACTTCGCCTGGCAGGGCCAACATCTTTCGCACCTATAATAGAAATGGCTATCGGAACAGTGGAAAAGAGTCGGGGTCAATATCATGTTCTTCTCATTATTGCAGACGGCCAGGTTAGTCAATTTGTGCCATTAGTACAGAATCTTAATCCATGATATCTTCTTTTCGCGTTATTTGATGTAGTTAGGAACATCCAGTCCGTAAGAAGTTCTTGATATTGTCCAATTTTGCACTATGAAAAGAATCTCCAGTTCACTTCATATTTATATATTTGTGAAATAGGTGACACGAAGCGTTGATACTGACGTTGGCCACTTAAGTCCGCAAGAACAGGACACAGTTAATGCCATAGTTAGAGCAAGGTTTGTGTTCTTGTATCTTTTCAGCAGAACATATTaccatttttatttgattttctttggGTCATTCTGCTAAATGTTAACCCTCCCTCTATTGCAGTGATTACCCATTATCAATTGTTCTGGTCGGTGTTGGTGACGGGCCGTGGGATATGATGCGCGAATTTGATGATAACATTCCGGCTCGAGCTTTTGATAATTTTCAGGTTTGTCAGGACTTGAACTGTCATATGCTTAGTTTTGCCCAAAACTATCTTTAAAAATGTTGTTTTCTTGAATCTCAGTTCACAACTTCTGTATGCAGTTTGTGAATTTCACGGAGATTATGTCCCGGAATATCCCGAACA contains:
- the LOC113345805 gene encoding E3 ubiquitin-protein ligase RGLG2-like; translation: MGAKQSSSSSRYSNSSSFNRGYMSTPARTSTSSSYMPSPAHNGSGDIRSGAWSSKYNKIDDDYRSLDQVTTALARAGLESSNLIVGIDFTKSNEWTGARSFNHKSLHHIGDYPNPYEQAISIIGRTLSSFDEDNLIPCFGFGDASTHDKDVFSFYPDHRPCNGFEEALARYKELAPQLRLAGPTSFAPIIEMAIGTVEKSRGQYHVLLIIADGQVTRSVDTDVGHLSPQEQDTVNAIVRASDYPLSIVLVGVGDGPWDMMREFDDNIPARAFDNFQFVNFTEIMSRNIPNSKKETDFALAALMEIPSQYKATLELQLLGRSRGTSWRNALPTPARATQHSNSFNFRQAASPSAPPPQPVHNQGCPICLGQTKNLAFGCGHQTCESCGSDLSLCPICRRQITQRIKLY